One genomic segment of Streptomyces sp. RKND-216 includes these proteins:
- a CDS encoding arsenate reductase family protein, whose protein sequence is MEIWINPACSKCRSAVKLLDEEGRDYTVRRYLDDPPGEEELRAVLDRLGLEPWDITRTQEAAAKELGVKDWPRDAASRDRWIAALAGHPKLIQRPIITADDGTAVVGRSEEAVRDVLSR, encoded by the coding sequence ATGGAGATCTGGATCAATCCCGCCTGTTCGAAGTGCCGCAGCGCGGTGAAACTGCTGGACGAGGAGGGCAGGGACTACACCGTCCGCCGCTACCTGGACGACCCGCCGGGCGAGGAGGAGCTGCGCGCCGTGCTGGACCGGCTGGGTCTGGAGCCGTGGGACATCACGCGGACCCAGGAGGCGGCCGCGAAGGAACTGGGCGTGAAGGACTGGCCGCGCGACGCCGCGTCCCGCGACCGCTGGATCGCCGCCCTGGCCGGGCATCCGAAGCTGATCCAGCGGCCGATCATCACGGCAGACGACGGTACGGCCGTGGTGGGCCGCAGCGAGGAAGCGGTCCGGGACGTGCTCTCCCGCTGA
- a CDS encoding sigma-70 family RNA polymerase sigma factor translates to MAENQVSEDFPKLADPFRRELLAHCYRMLGSVHDAEDLVQETYLRAWRAYDRFEGRSSMRTWLHRIATNTCLDALESRGRRPLPTGLGAPSTDPVDDLVEQREVPWLEPVPDAMVGAEGADPAAIVTSRESIRLAFVAALQHLPPRQRAVLLLCEVLKWKAAEAADLLGTTTASVNSALQRARAQLGKVAPSESGTSEPVSAEQRELLDRYVTAFEKKDMKAIVGLFTEEAVWEMPPFIGWYQGPESIRTLIDLNCPAGPDELRLIPTGLNGQPAFAMYMRGEDGRFLPFSTMVLSLEGDRVSHVAAFFDLSLFETFGLPDHLPAGTAPAHAGAVEHA, encoded by the coding sequence ATGGCGGAGAACCAGGTCAGCGAGGATTTCCCGAAGCTTGCCGATCCCTTCCGGCGTGAGCTGCTGGCCCACTGCTACCGGATGCTCGGCTCCGTGCACGACGCGGAGGACTTGGTGCAGGAGACCTACCTCCGCGCCTGGCGGGCGTACGACAGGTTCGAGGGCAGGTCCTCGATGCGCACCTGGCTGCACCGGATCGCCACCAACACCTGCCTGGACGCGCTGGAGAGCCGTGGCCGGCGCCCGCTGCCGACCGGCCTGGGAGCTCCGAGCACCGACCCGGTGGACGACCTGGTCGAGCAGCGCGAGGTGCCCTGGCTGGAGCCGGTGCCGGACGCCATGGTGGGTGCGGAAGGCGCGGACCCGGCGGCGATCGTGACGTCGCGGGAGAGCATCCGGCTGGCGTTCGTCGCCGCCCTCCAGCACCTGCCGCCGCGACAGCGTGCGGTGCTCCTGCTGTGCGAGGTGCTGAAGTGGAAGGCCGCGGAGGCCGCGGACCTGCTCGGCACCACGACCGCGTCGGTGAACAGCGCACTCCAGCGCGCCCGCGCGCAGCTCGGCAAGGTGGCCCCCAGCGAGAGCGGGACGAGTGAGCCGGTCTCCGCGGAGCAGCGCGAGCTGCTGGACCGGTATGTGACGGCCTTCGAGAAGAAGGACATGAAGGCCATCGTCGGGCTGTTCACCGAGGAGGCGGTCTGGGAGATGCCGCCGTTCATCGGCTGGTACCAGGGCCCGGAGAGCATCCGCACGCTCATCGACCTCAACTGCCCGGCCGGTCCGGACGAGCTGCGCCTAATACCGACGGGGCTGAACGGGCAGCCCGCGTTCGCGATGTACATGCGCGGCGAGGACGGGCGTTTCCTGCCGTTCAGCACGATGGTGCTGTCGCTGGAGGGCGACCGCGTGTCGCACGTCGCCGCGTTCTTCGACCTGAGCCTGTTCGAGACCTTCGGGCTGCCGGACCACCTGCCCGCGGGCACCGCGCCGGCGCACGCCGGGGCGGTGGAGCACGCCTGA
- a CDS encoding DoxX family protein gives MTAPTPDTATTTTAAATSATATRANATPSTLGSPPRSRKANVALWTLQIVTALLFVNGGVLKLGGLAGSPEAFAELGLGLPGMYLVGMAELAGGIGLLVPRLAGLAALCFVPMMAGAIVLELAVHGPVMAVPPLGALIFVAILARFRRDSALRLLRAVRRP, from the coding sequence ATGACCGCTCCGACGCCGGACACAGCGACCACGACCACAGCCGCAGCCACCTCGGCAACCGCCACCCGGGCGAACGCCACCCCCTCCACCCTCGGCTCCCCGCCCCGCAGCCGCAAGGCGAACGTGGCGCTGTGGACGCTCCAGATCGTCACCGCGCTCCTCTTCGTCAACGGCGGCGTGCTCAAGCTCGGCGGACTCGCTGGATCCCCCGAGGCGTTCGCGGAGCTGGGGCTGGGCCTGCCCGGCATGTACCTGGTGGGCATGGCCGAGCTGGCCGGCGGCATCGGCCTGCTGGTGCCGCGCCTGGCCGGGCTCGCCGCGCTGTGCTTCGTGCCGATGATGGCCGGTGCCATCGTCCTGGAGCTCGCTGTGCACGGGCCGGTCATGGCCGTCCCGCCCCTCGGCGCGCTGATCTTCGTCGCGATCCTCGCGCGGTTCCGCCGGGACAGCGCGCTGCGGCTGCTGCGCGCCGTCCGCCGCCCATGA
- a CDS encoding hydrogenase maturation protein, with the protein MHILLVAGAFNSLTQRVHAELTARGHAVAVETVADGEAIRTAVRRHRPGLVLAPMLKAAIPREVFTAHTCLVVHPGPPGDRGPSSLDWAIAGGARRWGVTVLEAEAEMDAGRVWAWAPCPLPERGKSDLYRGEIADAALTAVHLAVERFASGAHTPTRQDDPALGAGVCVRPGMRQADRRLDWHRHTTADVLRILRAADSQPGVRDTLLGAEWFLHGGHPEYGLRGRPGTLLAVRAGAVCRATADGAVWLPVLRERRTDGRRGIALPAVTALGDRLPDLPEEPVPLAQEAPPGPGAHGDPDARTAWSDIRYREQGAAGFLQFSFPGGAMSTAHCRRLLDAYRYACTRPTRVLVLGPARDFFSNGIHLGVIEAAADPAAESWANIEAMNDLVRAVLTTTDRLTVAALCGNAAAGGVMLALAADEVWCRRGVVLNPHYRLMGLPGSEYWTATLPRRVGPHTARDLTERALPVGADPAHRIGLVDRVLETSPQGFAAETAARAARTAGSAETERRIGAKKSDLEAREARRPLADHRAEELAAMRAVFDDPGAPYHALRAAFVRKEAPPAGAPQPRFAARAPAAGDGEASPRRPSTEAHRPV; encoded by the coding sequence TTGCACATTCTGCTGGTGGCCGGCGCCTTCAACAGCCTCACCCAACGCGTCCACGCCGAGCTGACCGCACGCGGTCACGCCGTCGCCGTGGAGACGGTCGCCGACGGCGAGGCGATCCGGACGGCCGTACGGCGGCACCGCCCCGGACTGGTGCTCGCGCCCATGCTGAAGGCCGCGATCCCGCGCGAGGTGTTCACCGCCCACACCTGCCTGGTCGTGCACCCCGGACCGCCCGGTGACCGCGGTCCGTCCTCCCTGGACTGGGCCATCGCCGGGGGAGCGCGCCGCTGGGGCGTGACCGTCCTCGAGGCCGAGGCGGAGATGGACGCCGGACGTGTCTGGGCCTGGGCGCCCTGCCCGCTCCCGGAACGCGGGAAGAGTGACCTGTACCGCGGCGAGATCGCCGACGCCGCCCTGACCGCCGTGCACCTCGCCGTCGAACGGTTCGCCTCCGGCGCCCACACCCCAACCCGGCAGGACGACCCGGCGCTGGGCGCCGGGGTGTGCGTACGGCCTGGGATGCGGCAGGCCGACCGGCGCCTGGACTGGCACCGGCACACCACTGCCGACGTGCTGCGCATTCTTCGCGCCGCCGACTCCCAGCCCGGCGTCCGCGACACCCTGCTCGGCGCGGAATGGTTCCTGCACGGCGGGCACCCCGAGTACGGGCTGCGGGGGCGGCCCGGCACGCTCCTGGCCGTCCGCGCCGGTGCGGTGTGCCGGGCCACCGCCGACGGCGCCGTGTGGCTGCCCGTCCTGCGCGAACGACGCACGGACGGCCGTCGTGGCATCGCCCTGCCCGCCGTCACCGCCCTCGGAGACCGGCTGCCCGACCTGCCCGAGGAGCCGGTCCCGCTGGCCCAGGAGGCGCCGCCCGGGCCCGGTGCCCACGGGGACCCGGACGCGCGTACGGCCTGGTCGGACATCCGCTACCGGGAGCAGGGCGCCGCCGGATTCTTGCAGTTCTCCTTCCCCGGCGGCGCGATGAGCACCGCGCACTGCCGTCGCCTGCTCGACGCCTACCGCTACGCCTGCACCCGCCCCACCCGGGTGCTGGTCCTGGGCCCCGCCCGCGACTTCTTCTCCAACGGCATCCACCTCGGCGTCATCGAGGCCGCCGCCGACCCCGCCGCCGAGTCGTGGGCCAACATCGAGGCGATGAACGACCTGGTGCGGGCCGTTCTCACCACCACCGACCGGTTGACGGTCGCCGCCCTCTGCGGCAACGCGGCGGCCGGGGGCGTGATGCTGGCGCTGGCCGCCGACGAGGTGTGGTGCCGCCGCGGCGTCGTGCTCAACCCGCACTACCGGCTGATGGGCCTGCCCGGTTCCGAGTACTGGACCGCCACCCTGCCCCGCCGCGTCGGCCCGCACACCGCCCGCGACCTCACCGAGCGGGCGCTGCCGGTCGGCGCGGACCCCGCCCACCGCATCGGGCTGGTGGACCGCGTCCTGGAGACCTCCCCGCAGGGGTTCGCCGCGGAGACGGCCGCACGGGCCGCACGGACGGCGGGCTCGGCCGAGACCGAACGCCGCATCGGCGCGAAGAAGTCCGACCTGGAGGCGCGCGAGGCGCGCAGGCCCCTGGCCGACCACCGTGCGGAGGAACTCGCCGCGATGCGGGCCGTGTTCGACGACCCCGGCGCGCCGTACCACGCGCTGCGGGCGGCGTTCGTCCGCAAGGAGGCCCCGCCCGCCGGGGCCCCGCAGCCTCGCTTCGCCGCCCGTGCACCGGCCGCAGGCGACGGCGAAGCTTCACCACGTCGTCCCTCCACGGAAGCCCATCGCCCCGTCTGA
- a CDS encoding universal stress protein — MVGPVVVGVDGSESSIRATQAAADEARLRGVRLQVVHAYGMPTWEPPLGFPPDRLRATAEQVAADAAACALAEEPEAEVIAEVEQGDPLVVLEAHSRAAALVVVGNRGRGAFAGLLLGSTGVQLAAHSHCPVMVVRDGAPGRGAVVVGVDGSAPSDAALDFAFAEASLRRTGVMAVHAWTVWNTEAPAPQDPSMPYAAKPGELAAQEERLLAEAVAGHRERYPDVRVEQAPLRHDTREALIEASRQAQLVVVGSRGRGGFTGMLLGSVSQAVLHHAHCSVVVVPHRD, encoded by the coding sequence ATGGTGGGTCCGGTCGTGGTGGGAGTGGACGGCTCCGAGTCGAGCATCAGGGCGACACAGGCGGCAGCCGACGAGGCACGGCTGCGCGGGGTACGACTGCAGGTGGTGCACGCATACGGCATGCCCACCTGGGAACCGCCGCTCGGGTTTCCGCCCGACCGGCTTCGTGCCACCGCCGAGCAGGTCGCCGCTGACGCCGCCGCTTGCGCGCTGGCCGAAGAACCGGAAGCGGAAGTGATCGCCGAGGTGGAACAGGGCGACCCGCTGGTGGTGCTGGAAGCACACTCGCGTGCCGCGGCTCTCGTTGTGGTCGGCAACCGCGGGAGGGGCGCTTTCGCGGGACTCCTGCTCGGCTCGACGGGGGTTCAGCTCGCCGCTCACAGCCACTGCCCTGTCATGGTGGTCCGGGACGGGGCCCCGGGGCGGGGGGCCGTGGTCGTGGGCGTCGACGGCTCCGCGCCGAGCGACGCGGCACTCGACTTCGCGTTCGCGGAGGCGTCGTTGCGCCGCACCGGAGTCATGGCCGTGCACGCCTGGACCGTCTGGAACACCGAGGCCCCGGCCCCTCAGGATCCGTCCATGCCCTACGCGGCCAAGCCGGGCGAGCTCGCGGCCCAGGAAGAGCGCCTGCTCGCCGAGGCGGTCGCAGGCCACCGCGAACGCTATCCGGATGTCCGGGTCGAACAGGCGCCGCTGCGCCACGACACCCGTGAGGCGCTCATCGAGGCGAGCCGCCAGGCACAGCTCGTCGTCGTCGGAAGCCGCGGACGGGGTGGCTTCACCGGCATGCTGCTGGGATCCGTGAGCCAAGCGGTTCTGCACCACGCCCACTGTTCGGTCGTCGTCGTCCCCCACCGGGACTGA
- a CDS encoding flavodoxin domain-containing protein: protein MRILVVYATVYGSTRQIAERIGARLGASGVHVEVRAVDMVEDVSRFDAFLVGSAIHDQAWLPEAQDFVQRHHALLSRCPVWLFSVGMAAALPPRMHALAMRQEHIVLASLPHVHPRGHHVFSGIVMPDRIPLRARLLFRLLGGRYGDYCDPKEADRWAAGIAGRLNGVAGAVQSSPPRRPSEPTA, encoded by the coding sequence ATGCGGATACTGGTCGTCTACGCCACTGTGTACGGCTCGACCCGGCAGATCGCGGAGAGGATCGGAGCCCGGCTCGGAGCGTCTGGAGTTCACGTCGAGGTGCGCGCCGTCGACATGGTCGAGGACGTGTCGCGGTTCGATGCGTTCCTCGTCGGAAGCGCCATTCACGACCAGGCCTGGTTGCCCGAGGCGCAGGACTTCGTGCAGCGCCACCACGCGCTGCTGTCCCGATGCCCGGTGTGGCTGTTCAGCGTCGGCATGGCTGCCGCCCTTCCTCCGCGCATGCACGCTCTGGCGATGAGGCAGGAGCACATCGTTCTCGCTTCCCTGCCCCACGTCCATCCTCGTGGGCACCACGTGTTCTCAGGAATCGTGATGCCCGACCGCATACCCCTGCGCGCACGCCTGCTGTTCCGTCTACTCGGAGGCCGGTACGGCGACTACTGCGATCCGAAGGAAGCCGACAGATGGGCCGCGGGCATCGCCGGCCGTCTGAACGGAGTCGCCGGTGCGGTGCAGTCTTCCCCTCCCCGCCGCCCTTCTGAGCCGACCGCGTAG
- a CDS encoding universal stress protein: MTPTVTVGIDGSRESRAAVDWAAREALSRDAELNLVQIRETGPYPYSPLMDDEVEREWGEETTREAATDLARRYPGLRTATHHYSGRPSKVLVSFSDRDNLLVLGSRGLGPVTGFLVGSVGLPTLAHARCPVVVVRNQEAEDDAPQQPQQRPVVLGVKLEESADELLSFAFRTAERWETALRVVHGWELPPAFGVRPIAAPPRLVEELVEEKTEAVRKLLLPWQEKFPRPTVSCQAPVGWPARTLLTASADASLVVVGRRNRRSRFGTHIGSVTHAVLHHAEPPVAVVPHD, translated from the coding sequence ATGACTCCCACCGTCACCGTGGGTATCGACGGCTCGCGCGAGAGTCGGGCGGCCGTCGACTGGGCTGCGCGAGAGGCCCTCAGCCGGGACGCCGAACTCAACCTCGTCCAGATCAGGGAGACCGGCCCCTACCCCTACTCCCCCCTCATGGACGACGAGGTCGAACGCGAATGGGGGGAGGAGACCACCCGGGAGGCGGCGACCGACCTGGCCCGCCGCTACCCCGGCCTGCGGACAGCGACGCATCACTACTCCGGGCGCCCTTCGAAGGTCTTGGTGAGTTTCAGCGACCGCGACAACCTGCTCGTTCTCGGATCCCGGGGGCTGGGGCCGGTCACAGGATTCCTCGTGGGCTCCGTGGGACTGCCCACCCTCGCACATGCGCGGTGCCCCGTGGTGGTCGTACGGAATCAGGAAGCCGAGGACGACGCACCGCAGCAGCCTCAGCAACGACCGGTCGTACTGGGAGTCAAGCTGGAGGAGTCCGCCGACGAACTCCTCTCCTTCGCCTTCCGGACCGCGGAGCGCTGGGAAACCGCTCTGCGTGTCGTCCACGGATGGGAACTGCCGCCTGCCTTCGGGGTACGCCCGATCGCGGCCCCGCCCCGACTGGTGGAAGAACTGGTCGAAGAGAAGACGGAAGCGGTACGTAAGCTGCTCCTGCCGTGGCAGGAGAAGTTTCCCCGTCCCACCGTCTCCTGTCAGGCCCCCGTCGGATGGCCGGCCCGCACTCTCCTGACCGCCTCCGCCGACGCATCCCTCGTCGTCGTCGGACGTCGCAACCGCCGGTCGCGCTTCGGCACCCACATCGGCTCCGTCACCCACGCCGTGCTGCACCACGCCGAACCGCCGGTGGCCGTCGTACCCCACGACTGA
- a CDS encoding cyclic nucleotide-binding domain-containing protein codes for MREAKPVEFPDGARIFREGQRADRFWVLRSGSVRLAWEVPLQAPVTVERLHRGELVGWSWLFPPHEWHFTARAEGHVTAWEFDAAAARELCDSDPEFGRSLVWQVARIVAHRLQTARMRLLHTYGPWRHAMTSEGAE; via the coding sequence ATGCGGGAGGCGAAGCCGGTGGAGTTCCCCGACGGTGCCCGGATCTTCCGTGAGGGGCAGCGAGCAGACCGCTTCTGGGTTCTGCGCAGTGGCTCGGTCCGTTTGGCGTGGGAGGTTCCGCTGCAGGCACCCGTGACGGTGGAGCGGCTGCATCGCGGGGAACTTGTGGGGTGGTCGTGGCTGTTTCCCCCGCACGAGTGGCATTTCACCGCGCGGGCGGAAGGCCATGTCACGGCATGGGAGTTCGACGCTGCGGCGGCGCGTGAGTTGTGCGACTCCGATCCGGAGTTCGGCCGGTCTCTCGTATGGCAGGTGGCCCGCATCGTCGCGCATCGGCTGCAGACGGCTCGCATGCGTCTTCTGCACACGTACGGCCCATGGAGGCACGCCATGACGTCGGAGGGGGCGGAGTGA
- a CDS encoding CBS domain-containing protein — translation MKHSPHVVNDVMTHTVVAVGPDASFKEIVETMEKWKVSALPVLEGDGRVVGVVSEADLLFKEEYRNGPPTLADEARYPGDFVKAGALVAHDLMTAPAVSVRSDSTLAQAARAMARRRLKRLPVVDAEGHLTGIVSRSDLLKVFLRSDEGIAEEVREQVIAPLFPFEEATVHVTVEGGVVTFLGWFRDTSLVPMAARMARSVEGVVDVDFRLSHPGDAPGRTLPGERRAAASPGRSGDDEAT, via the coding sequence GTGAAGCACTCTCCTCATGTAGTGAACGACGTGATGACCCACACGGTGGTCGCGGTGGGTCCTGACGCCTCGTTCAAGGAGATCGTGGAAACGATGGAGAAGTGGAAGGTCAGTGCGCTGCCGGTGCTGGAAGGTGACGGCAGGGTCGTGGGGGTGGTCTCGGAGGCCGATCTGCTCTTCAAGGAGGAGTACCGGAACGGTCCGCCGACCCTCGCTGACGAGGCGCGGTATCCCGGGGACTTCGTGAAGGCCGGAGCACTGGTGGCTCACGATCTGATGACGGCGCCCGCAGTGTCGGTACGTTCGGATTCGACGCTGGCCCAGGCGGCGCGCGCGATGGCCCGCCGACGGCTCAAGCGCTTGCCGGTCGTCGATGCAGAGGGGCACCTGACGGGAATCGTCAGCCGGAGTGATCTGTTGAAGGTGTTCCTGCGTTCCGACGAGGGCATCGCCGAGGAAGTCCGTGAACAGGTGATCGCTCCGCTGTTCCCGTTCGAAGAGGCGACGGTGCACGTGACCGTCGAGGGAGGCGTGGTGACGTTCCTCGGCTGGTTCCGGGACACTTCCCTGGTTCCCATGGCGGCACGCATGGCTCGCTCCGTCGAGGGAGTGGTCGATGTCGACTTCCGCCTCAGCCACCCGGGCGACGCACCGGGCCGTACGCTGCCTGGAGAGCGGAGAGCTGCTGCGTCACCGGGACGTTCCGGCGATGATGAGGCTACGTAA
- a CDS encoding response regulator transcription factor, whose product MPDTGAHPAAAPEQPLRVFLLDDHEVVRRGLSDLLGSESDIEVVGEASTADQALARVPALRPDVAVLDVRLPDGNGIVVCRELRSRMPHLACLMLTSFDDDDALLDAILAGAAGYVLKQIKGSDLLAAVRTVAAGQSMLDPATTGRLMNSLRGETQEPAEQESLAGLSTREREILALIGEGLTNRQIGKRLYLSEKTVKNNISRLLSKLGVERRVQAAVIATQSGLRPAPEEHRG is encoded by the coding sequence ATGCCCGACACAGGTGCTCATCCGGCCGCGGCCCCCGAACAACCGCTCCGTGTGTTCCTGCTCGACGACCACGAGGTCGTCCGGCGTGGCCTGAGTGATCTCCTGGGAAGCGAATCCGACATCGAGGTGGTGGGTGAGGCCTCCACCGCCGATCAGGCTCTCGCTCGAGTGCCCGCCCTCCGGCCCGACGTGGCGGTCCTGGACGTGAGGCTGCCGGACGGCAACGGGATCGTCGTGTGCCGGGAACTGCGTTCGCGGATGCCGCATCTCGCGTGCCTGATGCTCACTTCCTTCGACGACGACGACGCTCTGCTCGATGCGATTCTGGCCGGAGCCGCCGGGTACGTTCTCAAGCAGATCAAGGGATCCGATCTGCTTGCCGCCGTGCGGACGGTCGCAGCGGGGCAGTCGATGCTGGACCCGGCGACGACCGGTCGGCTGATGAACAGCCTGCGGGGAGAGACGCAGGAACCCGCGGAGCAGGAGAGCCTGGCAGGTCTCTCGACGCGCGAGCGCGAGATCCTGGCACTGATCGGCGAGGGCTTGACCAACCGGCAGATCGGGAAGCGGCTCTATCTGTCGGAGAAGACCGTAAAGAACAACATCTCCCGGTTGCTGAGCAAGCTGGGTGTGGAGCGCCGGGTGCAGGCGGCGGTGATCGCGACGCAGTCGGGTCTCCGTCCGGCGCCGGAAGAGCACCGGGGCTGA
- a CDS encoding GAF domain-containing protein gives MTQDSRTPDHLPRLHLDQLLEELQARIEAMRGTRDRIHHLLEAVLSVGSELDLPQALRRIVEAATVLVDAEYGALGVIGEEGGLSQFVPVGLTQEQIEAIGPLPTGHGLLGELIRHPEPLRLAEISRHPASRGFPPRHPPMHTFLGVPVKIRGEVFGNLYLAGKRDGREFDSEDEAVLSTLAVAAGIAVDNARLYEQARNRQRWLEANAEVTASLLSGTEEPAVLELIVDHARRILKADLGALALVEDDPSTLRVALATGAEAERHQGLVLPRRGSFAGAAVAAGRPITSHNISRDPRITAGPPRWRAFGPAAAVPMAAEDGARGVLLLARKDPLAVFTDLETAPLLAYAGQAALAMELADRRRDAEQITLLEDRDRIARDLHDLAIQRLFATGISVQSALRFVEHTEARERLLRAVDDLDETTRIIRSTIFGLRRREGTGKNGLRSRIVKAVEDAVAPLGFTPALRMHGLIDTDVPADVADAVEAVLREALTNVVRHAGAAAVEVSLTAANGSAILSVEDDGVGMPENGGRRSGLRNLAERAEKLGGRLRVSRRREGGTSLEWSAPLTGGPG, from the coding sequence GTGACCCAGGACAGCCGAACCCCCGACCACCTGCCGCGACTCCACTTGGACCAGTTGCTGGAGGAGCTGCAGGCGCGCATCGAGGCGATGCGCGGTACCCGCGACCGCATTCATCATCTGCTCGAAGCGGTGTTGTCCGTAGGGAGCGAACTCGATCTCCCTCAGGCCCTGCGACGGATCGTCGAGGCGGCAACGGTCCTCGTCGATGCCGAGTACGGCGCCCTCGGGGTCATCGGGGAGGAGGGAGGGCTGTCGCAGTTCGTGCCCGTGGGGCTCACCCAGGAGCAGATCGAAGCCATCGGCCCCCTGCCCACTGGCCATGGTCTTCTCGGCGAACTCATCCGCCACCCCGAGCCCCTGCGCCTTGCCGAGATCTCCCGCCACCCGGCCTCCCGGGGCTTTCCGCCGCGGCACCCACCCATGCACACCTTCCTCGGCGTACCGGTGAAGATCCGCGGAGAAGTGTTCGGGAACCTGTACCTCGCCGGGAAGCGGGACGGCCGGGAGTTCGACAGCGAAGACGAAGCGGTCCTGTCCACTCTGGCTGTCGCCGCCGGCATAGCCGTCGACAACGCCAGGCTGTACGAGCAGGCCCGCAACCGGCAACGATGGCTGGAAGCCAACGCGGAAGTCACCGCCAGCCTGCTCTCCGGGACCGAGGAACCGGCAGTCCTGGAACTCATCGTCGATCACGCTCGTCGGATTCTGAAAGCAGACCTGGGCGCCCTCGCACTCGTCGAAGACGACCCGAGCACCCTGCGGGTGGCGCTGGCCACAGGAGCAGAGGCCGAACGACACCAAGGGCTCGTCCTCCCGCGCCGCGGGTCGTTCGCGGGCGCCGCCGTCGCTGCCGGAAGGCCCATCACGAGCCACAACATCTCCCGCGACCCCCGCATCACGGCCGGCCCCCCACGTTGGCGTGCCTTCGGCCCCGCCGCCGCCGTGCCCATGGCTGCCGAAGACGGAGCCCGCGGAGTGCTCCTCCTGGCGCGCAAAGACCCCCTCGCCGTCTTCACCGACCTGGAGACCGCCCCTCTCCTCGCTTACGCGGGGCAGGCCGCACTGGCGATGGAACTCGCCGACCGTCGACGCGACGCCGAGCAGATCACCCTGCTCGAGGACCGGGACCGCATCGCACGGGACCTGCACGACCTTGCCATCCAGCGCCTGTTCGCCACCGGGATCTCGGTGCAGAGCGCACTGCGCTTCGTCGAACACACCGAGGCACGCGAGCGACTGCTCCGGGCAGTCGACGACCTGGATGAGACGACGAGGATCATCCGTTCCACGATCTTCGGGCTGCGCCGACGAGAAGGAACCGGGAAGAACGGGCTGCGGTCGAGAATCGTCAAGGCCGTGGAAGACGCGGTGGCACCCCTTGGCTTCACCCCCGCGCTGCGCATGCATGGACTGATCGACACCGACGTCCCCGCAGATGTCGCCGACGCCGTCGAAGCAGTCCTGAGGGAGGCCCTTACCAACGTGGTCCGGCACGCGGGGGCGGCCGCCGTGGAGGTCTCCCTGACCGCGGCGAACGGCTCGGCGATCCTGTCGGTGGAGGACGACGGGGTGGGCATGCCGGAGAACGGGGGCCGGCGCAGCGGCCTGCGGAATCTGGCCGAGCGCGCAGAGAAACTCGGTGGTCGCCTCCGCGTGTCCAGGCGGCGCGAGGGCGGCACCTCCCTGGAATGGTCCGCTCCACTGACCGGTGGACCGGGCTGA
- a CDS encoding nitroreductase, whose translation MKQTPPADDQHVRALAQAAVAAPSLHNAQPWRFRYTRSTATFHLYGDFTRALPHTDPQARALHIGCGAALLNLRAAACQAGHSTLTRLRPSGDEPERMATVRLTSPSLGADEDLAVLHPAVARRHTSRYPFAPKPLPDHIRSELIEAAAREGAILTFPSDWHLRWVLELAQEGASRNREDPGRAEELARWTRVGAAASDIATDGVPQYAFGPRRRGGRAPVRDFAGNHPSSDLGATSFENHPQVALISTYYDGPTDWLRAGQAMERVLLTATLHDVATSFATEALEWTDTRWPLKDPMTGVGHVQMLMRLGYGPRGTGAPRRPVTDVLVIEP comes from the coding sequence GTGAAGCAGACGCCGCCAGCCGATGACCAGCATGTGCGGGCACTGGCTCAAGCCGCAGTCGCTGCCCCCTCGCTGCACAACGCCCAGCCGTGGCGCTTCCGCTACACCCGCAGCACCGCGACCTTCCACCTCTACGGCGACTTCACCCGGGCCCTGCCGCACACCGACCCCCAGGCACGGGCACTGCACATCGGATGCGGTGCCGCGCTGCTGAACCTGCGCGCCGCGGCATGCCAGGCCGGGCACTCCACCCTCACCCGGCTGCGGCCCAGCGGCGACGAGCCGGAACGGATGGCCACAGTGCGCCTCACCTCCCCTTCACTCGGCGCCGACGAGGATCTGGCCGTGCTCCATCCGGCCGTCGCCCGGCGCCATACCAGCCGCTATCCGTTCGCCCCGAAACCCCTTCCCGACCATATCCGCAGCGAGCTGATCGAAGCGGCCGCCCGGGAGGGTGCGATCTTGACCTTCCCCTCCGACTGGCACCTGCGATGGGTGCTCGAACTCGCTCAGGAGGGGGCGTCGCGGAACAGGGAGGACCCCGGACGAGCCGAAGAACTGGCACGCTGGACACGTGTCGGAGCGGCAGCCTCGGACATTGCGACCGACGGAGTGCCGCAATACGCGTTCGGGCCGCGCCGGCGAGGAGGACGGGCGCCGGTGCGCGACTTCGCCGGGAATCACCCTTCGTCCGACCTGGGTGCCACATCGTTCGAGAACCACCCGCAGGTCGCGTTGATCAGCACCTACTACGACGGCCCCACGGACTGGCTGCGCGCCGGACAGGCCATGGAACGTGTCCTGCTCACCGCGACCCTCCACGACGTGGCCACCTCCTTCGCCACCGAAGCGCTCGAGTGGACCGACACGCGGTGGCCGCTGAAGGACCCCATGACCGGGGTGGGACATGTGCAGATGCTGATGCGTCTGGGGTACGGCCCTCGCGGAACCGGCGCTCCGCGCCGACCGGTCACGGACGTTCTCGTCATCGAGCCCTGA